Sequence from the Tripterygium wilfordii isolate XIE 37 chromosome 10, ASM1340144v1, whole genome shotgun sequence genome:
TGACCCTTGCTCCTTTCGCTTGTGTTTGTGTGGAGTCGTCGGCGTCGTTTCTGTTGTAGCAGAAGAGGATAGAGGAGGCTTTTCAATTTTAGAGGGAGAGAGCGAAGGCAGAGCGACTTTCTTATCCTTTGATGGAGAGAATGAAATGGAGGACCAGAACTTCTCCTTCCCGTTTCCTCTCCCTTCGCTTTTGCTTCTGTTCAGAAGATCCTTCAGGAATATCCATTTCTTAGAATTCCTACCAGACGAAGAAGACCTCGAAGAGGAAGCAGAAACAGAAGGCGTTGTTTCGCTCGACACTCTTTCAGTTTGCTTGCGCTCAAAATCCTTCAACTCCAGAATGCGCTCACTCACCTCTAGCTCTTCCCTGCAATCTTCTTCACGCCATTGAAACGTCGAGTTTCGGAGAGGAGATAGAGATCTGGCCTTCCTGTGAAGAGATCTGCTCCGTAGTTTCagatctctccctctctccgcCGCCTGTTGTCGCTTATTGTACTGCTCGCCGTTGTCGTCCTCGTAATCCTCTTCTTCGTCCAGATCTAGAAGCGGCGCCAAATTTTGCGGCCTCTGCAAGTGAGACGAGAGCTTCATGGGCCTGATATGTCCGTTCAAGAACAACTCATCAGCCGAGCTCATAGATCCAACGGCAACCGAACCACCTCCGGAGGACCGAGACGTAACCTCAAACTCAAAAGACGTGTCAGACTGAGGCGACAAATACGCCGAGTTGGAATGAGGACACGTGGCAGAAGGAGCGGAACACAGCACGAAATGCATGGGGCTTGCCGGTGCACTGAAGAAATATCCACCGCCGTAGCTAGCTTCCCGGCCGGGGCTGGAAGGAGCACTGACATAGGGAGTCGAGCATGTCGAGTCGATATCCTCGCTAAAACGCGGCGTTTCAGGGAGGTTGGCATTTGAGACGTCGCCGTTTCCAGTGTCTGGGGAGAGGAGAACAACCATTATGAgagagaaattgaaaaggcTGTGAGAGAATTAACGGGATTTTCGCTTGTGCGACACGCAATAATGGTGCAGAGAGAGAGCGCTCAAAGCGAGCAGAGTGCATCAGTGCATATGCACAGACGAGCTTACGCAGGCAATTATGCTCCCGTTActcatgttttttaaaaaaaaattgtacaaatttttgttgggtttgattgaaaaatgacccctgctaataaacatttttcaaatataacccttctttttaaaacacttaaatttGACCATT
This genomic interval carries:
- the LOC120007086 gene encoding uncharacterized protein LOC120007086, with the protein product MVVLLSPDTGNGDVSNANLPETPRFSEDIDSTCSTPYVSAPSSPGREASYGGGYFFSAPASPMHFVLCSAPSATCPHSNSAYLSPQSDTSFEFEVTSRSSGGGSVAVGSMSSADELFLNGHIRPMKLSSHLQRPQNLAPLLDLDEEEDYEDDNGEQYNKRQQAAERGRDLKLRSRSLHRKARSLSPLRNSTFQWREEDCREELEVSERILELKDFERKQTERVSSETTPSVSASSSRSSSSGRNSKKWIFLKDLLNRSKSEGRGNGKEKFWSSISFSPSKDKKVALPSLSPSKIEKPPLSSSATTETTPTTPHKHKRKEQGSSKKSSSTKPTNGVSKRRLPLSPHELHYTANRAQAEEMKKRTYLPYRHGLFGCLGFSLKGYGALNGLARSFNPVSSR